A single genomic interval of Hevea brasiliensis isolate MT/VB/25A 57/8 chromosome 4, ASM3005281v1, whole genome shotgun sequence harbors:
- the LOC110633082 gene encoding uncharacterized protein LOC110633082: MSTEEPKRSITGGLVGKPISDDRKVSPDTAPIPKKIIIKNADMKDDMQKEAVDIAIAAFEKLKVEKDVAEHIKKEFDRRHGPTWHCIVGRNFGSYVTHETNHFVYFYLDQKAVLLFKSG, encoded by the exons ATGAGCACTGAAGAACCCAAGAGGAGCATCACCGGAGGTCTGGTGGGTAAACCCATCTCAGATGATCGGAAAGTCTCTCCGGATACAGCTCCCATCCCCAAGAAAATCATCATCAAGAACGCAGACATGAAAGACGATATGCAGAAAGAGGCTGTTGATATTGCCATCGCC GCGTTCGAGAAGCTCAAAGTAGAGAAGGATGTAGCTGAGCACATAAAGAAGGAGTTCGATAGAAGGCATGGACCCACTTGGCATTGCATCGTTGGTCGGAATTTTG GCTCATACGTGACTCATGAGACAAACCACTTTGTTTATTTCTATTTGGACCAGAAAGCAGTTCTGTTATTCAAATCTGGGTGA
- the LOC110633080 gene encoding uncharacterized protein LOC110633080, whose translation MSTEEPSRSITSDDRKVSLATAPNPKKIIIKNADMKDDMQKEAVDIAIAAFKKLNVQKDVAEHIKKEFDSRHGPTWHCIVGRNFGSSVTRETNHFVYF comes from the exons ATGAGTACTGAAGAACCCAGTAGAAGCATCACCTCTGATGATCGGAAAGTCTCTCTGGCTACAGCTCCCAACCCCAAGAAAATCATCATCAAGAACGCTGACATGAAAGATGACATGCAGAAAGAGGCCGTCGATATTGCTATCGCc GCATTCAAGAAGCTCAATGTACAGAAGGATGTAGCTGAGCACATAAAGAAGGAGTTCGATAGCAGGCATGGACCCACTTGGCATTGCATCGTTGGTCGGAATTTTG GTTCATCTGTAACCCGCGAGACAAACCACTTTGTTTATTTCTAG